One part of the Pristis pectinata isolate sPriPec2 chromosome 17, sPriPec2.1.pri, whole genome shotgun sequence genome encodes these proteins:
- the LOC127579223 gene encoding transcription factor HES-5-like, whose amino-acid sequence MAPKMSGVIPKEYSEEKATRKEKYKLMKPIIEKKRRDRINSSIAHLKALLGEEFQNGEPNMKMEKADILEMTVNYLKLHSQRMFTVTYNKSLTQNFKEGYSRCLQEIQRFTFAPESKTDVQNKLVKHLHKAYDIPISSSYTASLMQPPTYQAGAKKEVKPNVTTLWRPW is encoded by the exons ATGGCTCCTAAAATGTCTGGCGTTATCCCAAAAGAATATTCGGAGGAAAAAGCCACACGGAAGGAAAAATACAAA TTAATGAAACCAATTATCGAGAAGAAGCGCCGAGATCGTATAAACAGCAGCATCGCTCACCTCAAGGCTTTACTGGGGGAAGAGTTTCAGAATGGAGAGCCCAATATGAAAATGGAGAAAGCTGACATCCTGGAGATGACCGTGAATTATCTGAAACTTCATAGTCAACGAATGTTTACAG TGACCTACAACAAGAGCCTAACTCAGAATTTCAAGGAAGGATACTCACGCTGTCTGCAGGAGATACAGCGTTTTACGTTCGCCCCAGAAAGCAAAACTGATGTTCAGAATAAACTCGTGAAGCATTTACACAAAGCTTatgacattcccatcagctcGAGTTACACTGCTTCTCTTATGCAACCCCCTACATATCAAGCGGGCGCCAAAAAGGAAGTTAAACCCAATGTTACCACGCTCTGGAGACCCTGGTAA